A portion of the Desulfomonilia bacterium genome contains these proteins:
- the hslV gene encoding ATP-dependent protease subunit HslV: METMHATTILCVRKNGHVVIAGDGQVTMGNSVVKATAKKVRKLYEGQVLAGFAGSTSDAFTLFERFEAKLKEYRGNLARAAVELGKDWRTDRILRRLEALMIVADKEKTLMLSGSGDVIEPDDEVCGIGSGGAYAYAAALALLRNTNLDAAEIAKKSMAIASDICIYTNTNITTEEL; this comes from the coding sequence ATGGAAACCATGCATGCAACCACAATTTTATGTGTAAGGAAAAACGGCCATGTCGTCATAGCGGGCGACGGGCAGGTCACGATGGGCAATTCCGTGGTGAAGGCCACGGCGAAAAAGGTCCGCAAGCTCTATGAAGGCCAGGTGCTGGCAGGCTTCGCAGGCTCAACGTCCGATGCGTTCACTCTTTTTGAGCGTTTCGAGGCAAAGCTCAAGGAATACCGGGGAAACCTCGCAAGGGCCGCGGTCGAACTCGGCAAGGACTGGCGAACCGACCGCATTCTTAGGCGGCTTGAAGCCCTCATGATTGTGGCGGATAAGGAAAAGACCCTTATGCTCTCAGGCTCCGGCGATGTCATAGAACCCGACGACGAGGTCTGCGGAATCGGCTCGGGCGGTGCTTACGCCTATGCGGCGGCGCTCGCACTTTTGCGCAACACGAATCTCGATGCGGCCGAGATAGCGAAGAAGTCTATGGCCATAGCATCGGACATATGCATATATACGAATACAAATATCACAACCGAGGAACTTTAA
- a CDS encoding tyrosine-type recombinase/integrase, with amino-acid sequence MMPDLEPLIEQYRMYLLNQKGLSRETYRAYINDLKDMAEFFTEKGSLDRMVVRSYMMHLHSHFRVNSINRKLSAVKGFFDFAMKLTDDIKQNPFSHVRSLKRKEELPSFLSPEEAADLIDKPDDLRDHAILELLYSTGVRVGEVESMNCSDIDRHSGFIKVTGKGSKQRTIPVGKKAIDAIDAYLRTRGIADAIYSNEPLFLNKRGGRLGSRSIRRVVYNRSLEAAVPRHISPHSLRHSFASHMLDAGADLRSIQEMLGHASLSTTQRYTHLELDKLMAVYDKSHPRAKG; translated from the coding sequence ATGATGCCCGATCTCGAACCCCTAATCGAGCAGTACCGCATGTACCTTCTGAACCAGAAGGGGCTGTCGCGCGAGACCTACCGGGCATACATCAACGACCTCAAGGACATGGCGGAATTCTTCACGGAAAAAGGCAGCCTCGACCGCATGGTGGTACGCTCATACATGATGCATCTGCACTCGCATTTCAGAGTAAACTCCATCAACCGCAAATTAAGCGCGGTCAAAGGCTTTTTCGATTTCGCCATGAAGCTGACCGATGATATCAAACAGAACCCCTTTTCACATGTGCGTTCGCTCAAGCGCAAGGAGGAGCTGCCATCATTCTTGAGCCCGGAAGAGGCGGCCGACCTGATAGATAAGCCGGATGACCTGAGGGACCATGCGATACTCGAGCTTCTCTACTCCACCGGTGTGCGTGTGGGCGAGGTCGAGTCCATGAACTGCTCCGATATCGACCGGCACTCGGGATTTATCAAGGTGACTGGAAAGGGTTCGAAACAAAGGACGATCCCTGTCGGCAAAAAGGCGATCGACGCCATCGACGCCTACCTGAGGACGCGCGGCATAGCGGACGCCATATATTCGAACGAGCCCCTCTTCCTCAACAAGCGCGGCGGCAGGCTGGGCTCCAGAAGCATCCGAAGGGTTGTATATAACCGGTCCCTGGAGGCGGCAGTACCAAGGCATATAAGCCCGCACTCACTCAGACACAGTTTCGCATCGCACATGCTCGACGCAGGCGCCGATCTCAGGTCGATACAGGAGATGCTGGGCCATGCATCGCTATCAACCACGCAGCGCTATACTCACCTTGAGCTTGACAAGCTGATGGCGGTGTACGACAAGTCGCATCCAAGGGCCAAGGGTTAA